The Megalobrama amblycephala isolate DHTTF-2021 linkage group LG18, ASM1881202v1, whole genome shotgun sequence genome segment CACAACAgttctaaaaatattttttgtaaaaacagtattttacagtattttgagGGGCTTTCAAAGCTAATATATATAAGactttaatgaaatatgtttaagatcatatttttattattaaaatatcttaccttaagcatttatttttagtgtaaaatataaaatccaaaagtgaaaatataaaagctaattatttaaagggttagttcacccagaaaattctgtcattaattactcaccctcatgttgttctacacccgtaagacctttgttcatcttcggaacacaaattaagaatactttttgtgcgccaaaaaatgaaaataacaacttttcaacaataattagtgatggccgatttcaaaacactgcttcgaatcttttgtttcgaatcagcagttcggagagccaaagtcacgtgattttagcagtttggcagtttgacacacgatccaaaccactgattcgaaactaaagattcgaagcagtgttttgaaatcgcccatcactaatTATTGttgaaatgtcattattttgtttttttggtgcacaaaaagtattctcgtcactttataatattaaagttgaaccactgtactcacatgaactgttttaaatatgtttttagtagctttccgGGCATTGAAATTAACTTGCTAggaatagaggcctcactgagccattggatttcatcaaaaatatcttaatttgtgttccgaagatgaacgacgGACTTACGgatgtagaatgacatgagggtgagtaataaattacattattttcatttttgggtgaactaaccctttaattttagGAATAGTTATTTTTTCCCCACATTTTCATGGATGAAATTGTAGGAATTGGAATTGTCATGTTTGGGGGTCTTTGGCTTCAACTTTACGTTGATAATCTCATGTCTGTTAACTTCCACCTCTCTGTATGTCTCTACAGAGCTGAGTTGTGATCTAAGTGAAAGACCACCAGTAAGAAGCCGAGAAGGTGAGTATAAAATATCACAAAATTTCAGCCATTTCCACGTGTTCCCTAAACTATGTGTTACTATAGATATAGAGTTGGAGGAAGAGCTGCTGCAGGCACGATTACTGGAGACAGAGCAGCATTTGGCTGAGCAGGAAAGTGCAATGGTGGAGCTGCGGGCAGAGCTACGGAAAAAAGGGGCACTTGCAAGTGCACTACAGGTTCGACTTCGAGATGAAGAGCGGCGGTTCCTGGATGAGCTTAAACGGCGCAGTCATAAGATCACGACGCTGAGTCGTGACCTCCGCAAGCAGACCGATGTGGCCGCTCAACTCTCTTTCCAACTCCATTCAGCACACTTTCGATTGTATCACCAGACAGAAGACTATGAGGAAGATGACGAAGAAGAAGATGATGAAGGAGGTGCCGTGCAGGTAGGAGGCACTATTGCTGGGTCTACTCATAATCTGACACACGAAACAGTCTCATTCTTTTACCTGTTCATAGGAATCAGAATGGACTGCAAATTCTCCGTGGACATCTCCAGTGACGGCAGAAAGCACACGTCAAAGCCGAGCTTCAGGAAGGATGCGGAGATCGGAGAGAGTGAGAGAATGCGTGCCCCGCGAAAGGGTGCTTGGGCCCGAGGAGCCCCGCTCTATGCCTGACCCCGCCCTTTTCCTTTATCCTTTCAGACATAGGCTCCTCCCCTTGCACAGGTCACTTGGAAGTCACTGGAGTGAAGGTGGCCTTTCAAGAATGTCAGAAGCCCGAATAGGTAGATTCAGGGACCGACCACTGAGAGAAGACATTGGACCAGAGACAACAGAgttatagagtgcaacagtgcccGTCCCTTTTTTCAGCAGCCTTTGCCCCAGAGGTATTTTTCCAATTCATTTTTCCTATAGGGATTATTTAAAAGTCTttgttttggagttatgagccatgaaccaaaccaaccgGTTACAATGcgaatcacaacattacaaatttttatttgaagcaaaaaagtctgaacaaatctgacaaaaagacaaaggtaCATGACTGTACTTCACAGCTTtaatgagggaaagaactacaatcccatgaagcactaCAAATGACATAATCAAAATTACATGATGGAGAAACATAAGACTATTGATTTAAAGACTTTAATTATATACCTGTATATAGAATTTAGCATATTATGCATacaaattagtgctgtcaatcgattaaaagaAGTTAACTAATTAATCGCatatttctgtaattaatcgcATAAACATCAgagtttttcatatttttatgttgtaataatttcagagttactctccaaattaatgtagaaacaacttaaagacagtattttaatttttttttttttaatggcatctttttatgaatgaaggccagtatcactgatacttATACTGCTACTGATGTCTCtatgaaattgttttttttaaaacattaattatagacattcaatattacagtataactgaaagatatcaatttcaacatttattaggctgtaaaaaataacttaatttaagttaacttaaaacaatcttcataTTTGTTTTATCGATAGATGGTTTtatagcctgggtgccagcccgaaccccgcccacaacattttttggacgggaagttcggtctggactcgatccattgtggagtaatgctgcgttcacgtcaccttGTATTTACCGgtatcttgaaatgacaacacgtgacgttatattcggagctgttcacgtccttttggtccttggactgggaattatgcgtttccatggcaccactatcagcGCCTAAATttatctacagcggtcaggtggtatagtggccacgtggtacatctgggagctttcagaaaactcccagttTACAAGCTGTAACTACGATCTCtatgaggacgtgaacgctttttacaagctagaatcttgtaactacaggaattacaaggccgcgtgaacgcaccttaattatgctcggctcccagaaggccgagccaatcaaattgccagggcgggctttaatcgatgatggacaggctatctgcggttacgtaaccacccacgtcatcaaagagcgcttgggttgaattggttttcaccaacgatgactgcagctggagaagtaagatgtttagattccgctatcacgtctgtaataaaagaaatcgacagcgcattaattttaaaagacgaacaaagaaccgcaatcaaggcatttgtcgatgggaaagatgtgtttgccgtccttccaacgggattcggcaaaagtttaagtacaagttcaacatacgtcacttactgcgttgctctgattggttgtatgtctatccaattgagtgcagagtttgttttttttactggttcggttaagacacgccccataattcaagtgcaatggagcagtatcagactcacattctgcctagaatatgagtatgacgaagtcaggctaatGGTTTTATGAATTGTGTTATGTATTTGATTAAATGTTTAACCACATATTTACTTCTAGGGTGACTTGTAACATTCTGTCCAGGGACTACAGAAGAAAAATAGCCTTTGGATAATTCTGGTGCATTTacagaaatgttttattaatgtacAATGTCCCTGTtaactaaacaaataaaaaactaataaaataaacacataataataaatgtcatatataCCTGTGGCCTTCCTACCTGTCGTAACAGgtaggaaatatacagaaattgaataaagttaacAAACACTgtacagtcttcactgcataaattataaattaaatatagattaatacttattaaagctacagttTTCTCTGTTATGATGCGCATCatattttttcaaaactctaagttaatttaagactttatttaactcatttatgactgctcttatgaggatactcgacaaaacaagcattttggcataattctgtGTGTTATTGTATAGACacgacattcacagacagcgtgTTCTCGTTTGTCTTGTggcgcttgaatggtttaaaagcatttgcgtGAATAAAAGtgtgatcatataatgtaatgcTAGCCAAATTATGATGGTAAAAACAGATGCTGCGTTAATTGCGTTAATATTTAAGTAGTTTGAAAGTGTAGGGAAGCTGACTCTACATCATTTGTGGGGTTTCATGGGAGTGGGTGTGCCGCATGTGTTCTTCTCTGATCAGTCAATTTCTCtgcagaatcatgggtaatgtagtttttcacctaGAATTCTGCTGTtgaatacaattattaaaaaaatgtgttgaaATTGCAGACTGGTGGCTTCAACAGAAGCATATACCATCATTTAACAAACTTGCAGATCACAGTAGGTTAGTCTTTAAAAGTTATCATTCAAAATCCAttcccctatggagaaaatgaatgggatttttaCTTCCGGAACAAGGCTGGATATGAAGATTTTGGAAAATTAGTCTTCATTGTTGAATCAAGAACACTCTATAAACAAGTATTTACTTTCCATGCAGTAATCATTTGTGTCAACGAAGTGAATTATTCTGATCACATTagacaatttaaaagaacaggGAGGGCAGATGAGGTAAACAGGTGTATTATAttgcttttgtgtttttgttttctctgtCGCTATAGACCTTATTCAGAGTAGCGCTATAACAGGTATGAAAGCGAGGCTGTAAGGGATAGACTTGTCATGTTTTCAATGGCATCTGCTGTAAAAAGCTGTATAAAGCTCCTAGATCCCTTACAATTTTCCACAGCTCATGTTGTCTGGAGTTTTTTGTCTACTGAAATTTCTTGGAaagatatttttgcagtgtttcgTCAGTATAAcaatccaaaaacacattaaataacagCACAACCTACTGAAGAGATGTAGGTCTATCCCTCACAACCTCGCTTTCATTCCTAATAAAAAGATGGCGCTGCTgtgaataaggtctataggAAAAGAGCTTTATGATgtattgaaaatgtatgaagTGAATCatggtttatttattaaataatacaaacattttcattttggtgttATTTTGTTCAATCTGTCCTATTTATaaatacactgaacaaaattataaatgcaacacttttgtttttgcccccatttttcatgagctgaactcaaagatctaagtcTTTTTcaatgtacacaaaaggcctatttctctcaagtagtgttcacaaatctgtctaaatctgtgttagtgagcacttctcctttgccgagataatccatccacctcacaggtgttgCATATCAAgttgctgattagacagcatgattattgcacaggtgtgccttaggctggccacaataaaagtccactctaaaatgtgcagttttactccgaaaaccagtcagtatctggtgtgaccACCATTTGCCTCACGCAGTGCAACACATCTCCTTCGCATAGAGTTGATCAGGTTGTTGATTGTGGACTGTGGAATGTTGGTCCACACCTCTTCAATGGCTGTGCAAAGTTGCTGGATATTGGCAGGAACTGGAACACGCTGTCGTATTCGCCGATCTAGAACCCAAACATGCTCAACGGGTGACATGTCTGGTGATTATGctggccatgcaagaactgggatgttttcagcttccaggaattgtgtacagatccttGCAACATGGGGCCGTGCATTATCATGATGCAACATGAGATGATGGTCGTGAACGAATGGCACAACAATGGGCCTCAGGATCTCATCAAGGTATCCctgtgcattcaaaatgccatCCCATACCATAACCCCACCGCCACCATGGGCCACTCAATCCACAACGACGCCATACACGCTGTCTGCCATCTGCCCTGTACAGTGAAAACCGGGATTCATCCGTGAAGAGAACACCTCTCCAAAGTGCCAGACGCCATCGAATGTGAGCATTTGCCCACTCAAGTCGGTTACGACAACGAACTGCAGTCAGGTCGAGATCCCGATGAGTACGACGAGCATGCAGATGAGCTTCCCTGAGACggtttctgacagtttgtgcagaaattctttggttatgcaaaccgATTGTTGCAGCAGCTGTCCGGGTGGCTGGTCTCAGACGATCTTGGAGGTGATCGTGGAGGTCCTGGGCAGGTGTGGTTACACGTGGTCTGCGGTTGTGAGGCCGgttggatgtactgccaaattctctgaaacCCCTTTGGAGATGGCTTGtggtagagaaatgaacattcaattcacgggcaacagctctggtggacattcctgcagtcagcatgccGATTGCAAGCTCCCTCAAAATTTGCaacatctgtggcattgtgctgtgtgataaaactgcacattatAGAGTGGcctgtggccagcctaaggcacacctgtgcaataatcatgctgtctaatcagcatcttgatatgccacaccagtgaggtggatggattatctcggctaaggagaagtgctcactaacacagacttagacagatttgtgaacaatatttgagagaaataggccttttgtgtacatagaaaaagtcttagatcttcgagttcagctcatgaaaaatggtgGCAAAAACTaaagtgttgcgtttataattttgtttagtGTATATATGTTagattatgttttataaagttTTCTGAAAGATGGAGAAAAAGGctacaaaactgaaaaatatatatatatatatatatcaaggaATCTTATGCTGTtgacaaaataatcacattacCATACATGTGTTAAATACAGCAgcagtcattttgtttttctggtgCTGTATTatagcagcaaatcagcatattagaatgatttctgaagaatcatgtgacactgaagactggagtaacgatgctgaaaattcagctttgcatcacaggaataaattactttgtcaaatatatttaaatagtacacagttattttaaattgtaataatatttcacaatattactgttttttactgtatttttaattaaataactgtagccttggtgagcagacgaaacttcttttaaaaacattaaaaatcttagtggttccaaacttttggactgcactgtttgtgtatatatatatatatatatatatatatatatatatatatatatatatatatatatatatatatatatattttttttttttttttttttttttttttttttctaagtgtAATATATTGAATCTATATTTTAATCCAATGAAGTATTAGTTATGGATTAGGGCTAGTGAGtgataatgtaatgtaataatttttatcaaataaagagaaaatcaaataaaatggtTTACATTTGTGTGAAGACGATTCTAATGATCATAAAATTAAGCTATTTTCAAAACTAAGGGCAAGTAACCTGTGGCACATTGTGTCAAGCATAATCAGTAGCCCTATCCACAATAATCAGTATTTTGGAAGCGTTTTTCTGTTTAGACATTAAAGaacattttgtatatttttaatacaaatactACAATATTAGCAGTGTCACCTAGCAAGCGTATGACctcaaatatattaatttaaaatataattcttagttctgtgaaatatatttaaatgtatttattttgattcctCCAAATTGTAGGGTATCTGCATGGTTTAAgatcttttttaagaaatgcaCAAGTAAAACTTATACCATATGGGCGTTAGGCCCTGAATACACCATATTCGGCATACGCATCGAAAATAATAGTTCAGCAAAACTTAGTAGCGAGTGCGCATGCGCATCGAGTAAAGGTGAGATTATAACCGCAAATATGCTTGCACTGGAGAAGACACACAGAAGATAGATAAGGAGAAGATCGACAAGCTTACAACAATATTGACGCTTACTTCTTCTGTTCGTTTAGTATTCTTAATATCTGTAGTCCTTCCACTTCTCCGACTATTGTAGCTTTCCAAAGCAGGTACTGCAGCACTCTGTCATAGCAGCAACCGCTCGAGCCAGCAGCTGATTCAAAGGGGACAGCAGAGAGGTGACCGACCGAGAAACGCACTTCACAAGCATGCAGAGAATATAGAAGACTTCTGAGGGTATTTATGCATTGGCATGGATTCAAGAAGTCATGTCATgtgcttttttcttctttagtgaaaatgaagaaatgagTTGCGATTTATCTGGAAGAAGAATGGGATGCAGGGAACTCCATCGAGACTCCTCCCCCCgagaatgaatgtgtgtgtgtggggggggggggatgaaGGGGTTCATGAGACACAGAATGAAGGACAGAGAAAAGACACTATACATTTGTGTTGCGTTTTGTTTGAGGGAGGGACACCTCTGCTTGGAGCAAGCTGTGCTGCTTTCCTGTGGTTCAATAGAGATTTATGAGACATGGACAACAGGCACATTTATGAAGGAATAGAACCTGTGAGGATATGTCTGCATGTTTAATATGACTTCTTAATGCATTAGTTACAGATTTTTCGAAAAATTGGTGGggaaacaattttattttaatctatgCAATGTTTCTGGTCTTCTACTGttacatacataaatatatagcAGATACAATCATCTAGTCAATCTATAGTTAATCTATGTATAAATCATCCTAATGATCCATAATTTCTGGCATGGAAAAAAtagaatgtctttactgtctgtCTTTACTGTCTATAGATCAGAACATGTTTCAGCTATTGCAGAGATGCACTGGCCAGGTGCCAGACTTGGTAATTAAGTCTGTCAACTGTCTGTCAGGCTTGTCTTATAGATTTACCAACAAAGCAATGTTTTTCTAGCTGCCAAggtcatttttaaaatcttattaGCTGTCTCACAGTGGGCCTTGTTTGTTGGAGTCCAATATTACAgttcttttgctttttgttaaTCAAATAGACAACATGGGGAACATATTTTATTGTTGCCGCAAGATGTCAGAGATTATTAACACCAAGGGAGTCGGGCGCCAGACTGAGGAGCAGTCTCTCCTGCTGCTATCCCTGGAAAGTAATGATATAGAAAGTCTGTCTCCTTCAAGGTCTTCAACTGACCTGCTGGCCTCTCCTGTTCTGGACCAAGATCATCTCCT includes the following:
- the ccdc92bb gene encoding coiled-coil domain-containing protein 92 isoform X1; its protein translation is MDRSTLAQQVESVERNVAFLQQEHRILLTGLRLEIRNLKKRCNELSCDLSERPPVRSREGEYKISQNFSHFHVFPKLCVTIDIELEEELLQARLLETEQHLAEQESAMVELRAELRKKGALASALQVRLRDEERRFLDELKRRSHKITTLSRDLRKQTDVAAQLSFQLHSAHFRLYHQTEDYEEDDEEEDDEGGAVQESEWTANSPWTSPVTAESTRQSRASGRMRRSERVRECVPRERVLGPEEPRSMPDPALFLYPFRHRLLPLHRSLGSHWSEGGLSRMSEARIGRFRDRPLREDIGPETTEL
- the ccdc92bb gene encoding coiled-coil domain-containing protein 92 isoform X2, whose translation is MDRSTLAQQVESVERNVAFLQQEHRILLTGLRLEIRNLKKRCNELSCDLSERPPVRSREDIELEEELLQARLLETEQHLAEQESAMVELRAELRKKGALASALQVRLRDEERRFLDELKRRSHKITTLSRDLRKQTDVAAQLSFQLHSAHFRLYHQTEDYEEDDEEEDDEGGAVQESEWTANSPWTSPVTAESTRQSRASGRMRRSERVRECVPRERVLGPEEPRSMPDPALFLYPFRHRLLPLHRSLGSHWSEGGLSRMSEARIGRFRDRPLREDIGPETTEL